From Rana temporaria chromosome 7, aRanTem1.1, whole genome shotgun sequence, the proteins below share one genomic window:
- the C7H3orf14 gene encoding uncharacterized protein C3orf14 homolog isoform X1 — MVYGGHPDPQASVLPKESGSRRMTLYRDQEEELERLHTIILDEKNKLTEEMKIHGEQFGKDSQASEAAHNRNQMLLKDFQTSVKNLRRRVQDPDPSLTNLENQYWASVEEELPKWELFLLGKAQEPFGVKQSYNSKTTLRLSRTMEAPKKKSLPPSGFNSNTFPRVF; from the exons ATGGTGTATGGGGGTCATCCCGATCCACAGGCTTCTGTGCTTCCTAAAG AAAGTGGCAGCAGAAGGATGACTTTGTATAGAGACCAAGAAGAGGAGCTGGAGAGACTCCACACAATCAT ACTTGATGAAAAGAATAAACTGACTGAAGAGATGAAGATTCATGGCGAGCAGTTTGGAAAGGACAGCCAAGCTTCAGAGGCAGCACATAACAGAAATCAGATGCTTCTTAAA GATTTTCAGACGTCGGTGAAAAATCTAAGACGAAGAGTACAAGATCCTGATCCTTCCCTTACTAATCTAGAG AACCAGTACTGGGCATCTGTGGAAGAAGAGCTTCCCAAATGGGAATTATTTCTACTGGGAAAAGCTCAAGAACCTTTTGGTGTAAAACAAAGCTACAATTCAAAGACGACGCTAAGACTTTCCCGAACTATGGAGGCTCCAAAGAAAAAGAGTCTTCCTCCTTCTGGCTTCAATTCAAACACCTTCCCAAGGGTTTTctga
- the C7H3orf14 gene encoding uncharacterized protein C3orf14 homolog isoform X2: MTLYRDQEEELERLHTIILDEKNKLTEEMKIHGEQFGKDSQASEAAHNRNQMLLKDFQTSVKNLRRRVQDPDPSLTNLENQYWASVEEELPKWELFLLGKAQEPFGVKQSYNSKTTLRLSRTMEAPKKKSLPPSGFNSNTFPRVF, translated from the exons ATGACTTTGTATAGAGACCAAGAAGAGGAGCTGGAGAGACTCCACACAATCAT ACTTGATGAAAAGAATAAACTGACTGAAGAGATGAAGATTCATGGCGAGCAGTTTGGAAAGGACAGCCAAGCTTCAGAGGCAGCACATAACAGAAATCAGATGCTTCTTAAA GATTTTCAGACGTCGGTGAAAAATCTAAGACGAAGAGTACAAGATCCTGATCCTTCCCTTACTAATCTAGAG AACCAGTACTGGGCATCTGTGGAAGAAGAGCTTCCCAAATGGGAATTATTTCTACTGGGAAAAGCTCAAGAACCTTTTGGTGTAAAACAAAGCTACAATTCAAAGACGACGCTAAGACTTTCCCGAACTATGGAGGCTCCAAAGAAAAAGAGTCTTCCTCCTTCTGGCTTCAATTCAAACACCTTCCCAAGGGTTTTctga